A DNA window from Dunckerocampus dactyliophorus isolate RoL2022-P2 chromosome 17, RoL_Ddac_1.1, whole genome shotgun sequence contains the following coding sequences:
- the ccdc80l2 gene encoding coiled-coil domain-containing protein 80, producing the protein MFCSFYSAGGLAFALVLWSLSQPSETKSRLDPNVKDWGDYSDLPPGMELGLGLDEDRQRGGKAGEFAPQLDFLSDFAGKKRLWVITAPSHNDHYLRMMEKQLEEADQRSLNCRLAERDTFIVTVIQNAMMEGRIQKTSMQGDATVESLDPDTVTKLLHYLELTQEQTFNMLLLKKNLRVSERFPYPVRVEAILEIVDQFPMRKLEKISRKGSKLRCPSAKKKVVLKRKKTKKRIILSPHRHSNVTSVAALQRRAALDRKAALKSKIRDILNGRSRFVIRKAPTARRNPGSTGSAAGGKQEEEKEKTHRPPHVSAGKEEVKNQRPDATLDEGPRKPVEESIHEEEEKSNEKKKGKGKKGKKGKKGRGKKSNKELSEKDKSALKDFLDHFKGKRRLMLMSTPSRDARLYVEQRAENEKQHCQLAVRKVTVATIVGRGGDATLTLQHHQLESEPAFGSLPSRQLSDSGLMALLRAELGLSSPDLFSMTVTDYDIKPHRVFEAPPSSTAMLEYMDSFPSRRAEKEEERKHPPPCGADKQQPDAENPLLRFMSRRRLLLLSAPAEDDYSLQQQLSALNGQQCHLGIRHFAMLKLIGVGDKASGTVELFPLNGRSQSQVEPLARHAVNNLRDQLKISKDYFSMLVVGKDGDVKAWFPSPMWSLDNVYDLVDSMELRLQEEKLQKQLGIHCPEEPRGGGGGEGERYRGYDEDGA; encoded by the exons ATGTTTTGCAGCTTTTACTCAGCCGGAGGGCTGGCGTTTGCTCTCGTGCTGTGGAGCCTCAGCCAGCCCAGCGAGACCAAGAGCCGTCTGGACCCCAACGTGAAGGACTGGGGAGACTATTCGGACCTCCCCCCCGGAATGGAGCTGGGCCTGGGCTTGGATGAGGACAGGCAGCGTGGAGGCAAGGCGGGAGAGTTTGCACCACAGTTGGATTTTCTCTCGGATTTTGCAG gcaAAAAGCGTCTGTGGGTGATAACAGCCCCCTCCCACAACGACCACTACCTCCGTATGATGGAGAAGCAGCTGGAGGAAGCGGATCAG AGATCCCTAAACTGCCGTCTGGCCGAAAGAGACACTTTCATCGTCACCGTCATCCAGAACGCCATGATGGAAGGCCGGATCCAGAAGACCAGCATGCAAGGAGACGCCACCGTGGAGAGCTTGGACCCTGACACTGTCACCAAACTGCTGCACTACCTGGAGCTCACTCAG GAGCAAACCTTCAACATGttgctgctgaaaaaaaacctGAGAGTCAGCGAGCGCTTCCCCTATCCGGTACGCGTGGAGGCCATCTTGGAGATCGTCGATCAGTTCCCCATGAGGAAGCTGGAGAAGATCAGCAGAAAGGGCTCCAAGTTAAG GTGCCCAAGCGCCAAGAAGAAGGTTGTGCTGAAAAGGAAGAAGACCAAGAAGAGGATCATCCTCAGTCCTCACAGGCACAGCAACGTCACCTCGGTGGCGGCGTTACAAAGACGAGCTGCTCTCGACAGAAAGGCCGCCCTGAAGAGTAAGATCCGAGACATCCTCAACGGGAGGTCCAGGTTCGTCATCCGTAAGGCGCCCACCGCCAGGAGAAATCCTGGCAGCACCGGCAGCGCTGCGGGCGGAaaacaggaagaggaaaaagagaAGACGCACCGGCCTCCACACGTGTCAGCAGGAAAAGAGGAAGTGAAGAACCAAAG gCCGGATGCTACCTTAGATGAGGGGCCTCGAAAGCCCGTTGAGGAGAGCATCCacgaagaagaggaaaaaagcaatgaaaagaaaaagggcAAAgggaaaaagggaaagaaaggGAAGAAAGGAAGAGGAAAGAAGTCCAACAAAGAACTTAGTGAGAAGGACAAATCTGCCTTGAAGGACTTTTTGGACCATTTCAAGGGTAAAAGAAGGTTAATG CTGATGTCGACCCCAAGCAGAGACGCAAGGCTGTACGTGGAGCAGCGCGCCGAGAACGAGAAGCAGCACTGCCAGCTTGCCGTCAGGAAGGTCACCGTGGCGACCATCGTGGGCCGAGGTGGCGACGCCACGCTCACGTTGCAGCACCACCAACTCG agtcagagcCTGCGTTCGGCTCGCTGCCAAGCCGGCAGCTGTCGGATTCGGGCCTGATGGCGCTGCTGAGAGCCGAGCTGGGTTTGTCTTCCCCCGACCTCTTTTCCATGACTGTCACCGACTACGACATCAAGCCCCAC AGAGTCTTTGAAGCGCCCCCATCCAGCACGGCCATGTTGGAATACATGGACAGCTTTCCCTCACGGCGCGCTGAGAAGGAAGAAGAAAGGAAACATCCTCCTCCTTGTGGAGCAGACAAGCAGCAACCCGATGCGGAGAATCCCCTGCTCAG GTTCATGTCCAGGAGGAGACTGCTGCTGCTCTCCGCTCCAGCTGAGGATGACTATTCTCTACAACAGCAGCTCTCTGCTCTCAATGGACAACAATGTCATCTTG GTATTCGCCACTTTGCCATGTTGAAGCTGATCGGGGTCGGAGACAAAGCCTCGGGGACGGTGGAGCTCTTCCCCCTCAATG GTCGTAGTCAGAGCCAGGTGGAGCCGTTAGCCCGCCACGCCGTCAACAACCTGCGGGATCAGCTGAAGATCAGCAAGGACTACTTCAGCATGCTGGTGGTGGGCAAGGACGGAGACGTCAAGGCGTGGTTCCCGTCGCCCATGTGGTCCTTGGACAATGTCTACGACCTGGTGGACTCCATGGAGCTTCGCCTGCAGGAGGAGAAGCTGCAGAAGCAGCTCGGGATTCACTGCCCGGAGGAGCCgaggggaggaggaggtggcgAGGGAGAGCGTTACCGTGGATACGATGAGGACGGAgcctaa